One stretch of Calonectris borealis chromosome 5, bCalBor7.hap1.2, whole genome shotgun sequence DNA includes these proteins:
- the CINP gene encoding cyclin-dependent kinase 2-interacting protein, producing the protein MAAKSPADGTPRRPVLSVSARKIKDNAADWHNLMMKWERLNDNGFTTANKIVNMKISEQFQDNKLEIACDKSATESEKPTPKYNEELANCCAELLETLKHMTKIQLKMEKLTSTTKAICDLEKFHNGAGNCTAPFFHTWPTLYFYEVSLKLSEMYKKELQLKQTIVQEIAHSADQDLMMVYLSSWLYQPYIENSGKLLLEAMLLETGHRQC; encoded by the exons atGGCGG CAAAAAGTCCTGCTGATGGTACTCCAAGAAGACCTGTTTTATCTGTCAgtgcaagaaaaattaaagataatgcAGCAGACTGGCATAATTTAATGATGAAATGGGAGAGACTGAATGATAATGGATTTACTACGGCAAACAAAATAGTCAACATGAAGATCAGTGAGCA ATTTCAAGACAACAAACTGGAGATAGCATGTGATAAGAGTGCCACAGAATCTGAAAAGCCAACTCCAAAATACAATGAAGAACTGGCCAATTGCTGTGCAGAATTACTTGAGACCTTAAAGCATATG acaaaaatacagctgaaaatggaaaagcttACTTCGACTACTAAAGCAATCTGTGACTTGGAAAAATTCCACAATGGAGCTGGGAATTGCACAGCACCCTTCTTTCATACATGGCCCACACTGTACTTCT ATGAGGTTTCTCTGAAGCTGTCTGAAATGTACAAGAAGGAACTACAACTCAAGCAAACAATTGTACAAGAAATTGCTCATTCTGCTGACCAGGATCTGATGATGGTCTATTTATCATCGTGGTTATACCAGCCTTACATTGAGAACAGCGGCAAACTACTACTTGAAGCCATGCTGCTGGAAACAGGACATAGACAGTGCTAG